A stretch of Macadamia integrifolia cultivar HAES 741 chromosome 7, SCU_Mint_v3, whole genome shotgun sequence DNA encodes these proteins:
- the LOC122084893 gene encoding cytochrome P450 CYP736A12-like, producing the protein MIVQLPPGLWGISLLGYLLMLGDLPHRTLHQMAQKYGPIMQIRLGLMPTVVVSSAQVAELFLKTHDNVFAGRPYIMGSQYMSYGNKGVLFSQYGTYWRYMRKLYTIELLSAAKVDSFK; encoded by the coding sequence ATGATCGTCCAGCTACCGCCCGGTCTTTGGGGAATTTCTCTTCTTGGTTATCTTCTCATGTTGGGTGATCTCCCTCACCGTACCCTCCATCAAATGGCCCAGAAGTATGGACCCATCATGCAGATCAGGCTCGGCCTAATGCCAACTGTGGTGGTATCATCAGCTCAGGTAGCAGAGTTATTCCTCAAGACACATGACAACGTCTTTGCTGGTCGACCTTACATTATGGGTTCCCAGTATATGTCTTATGGGAACAAAGGTGTGCTTTTCTCACAATACGGTACATATTGGCGCTACATGCGCAAGCTCTACACCATAGAGCTGCTAAGTGCAGCAAAGGTTGATTCGTTTAAGTAG